The genomic DNA GTAATGGTTACTCTCCACAGCCATGGACCTCTGCTAGCGAAGGTGAGTGGGAAAAGGCTGGAGAGGAAGCGAAGTGTATTACGTTAGGCACCAAAGCGGGAGATGACGAACTTGATAATATTCTTGATTTTAAGCTAGACGAGAGTCGACCTTGGGTGCTTATAGGTGGTCCACCTTGTCAGGCATATTCTCTGGCGGGAAGATCAAGAAATAAGAGTAAAGCAAACTATACTCCTGAGGGAGATCATCGCCATTTTTTGTATAAAGAGTATTTGAGAATAATTCAGGAACGTCAGCCTACGGTTTTCGTTATGGAGAATGTGAAAGGTATACTTTCTTCGAAAATTGACGGTGAGAGTATTTTTCAGAAAATTCTGCAAGATCTCTCAGATCCCGATAAGGCTTTAGGTGTTTCTCGTTCAGGTAAGAAGTATAGGATTTGTTCTTTTGTCAGTGATAGCGCCGCAGGGGCGGGTGTCGGTTACGAGATTGATCCTCGCGAATATATAATACGAGCGGAAAAATACGGTATTCCTCAAGCTAGGCATCGAGTTATTCTACTTGGTATCGCTGTTGATAGTAATGAGGATGTGCCAGCTTATACGAAGCTTGAAAACTTTTTTGAACCCCTAAGCGTTCGTGACGTTATTAAAGATCTTCCGAAGATTAGAAGCCGGCTTACGAAGCAATCTGATAGTGATAATGTCTGGCGAAGCGTAGTTTTAAGAGAGTTGGATCAGCTCATAGCTAGTGTAGATGCAAAGAGAAATGAAAGTTTGTCTTTGGAATTAGGCGTAGTGCGTAGTACTTTAATTAACGGTGAATTGAACGTGGGGGCGTTGCGTTTTCCCGATTATAATCCAGATGCCAGTAGCCCGTTAGGGGGTTGGTTTCATGATGATGCGTTAGAGCGATGGTTAAACCATGACGCGCGTGGTCATATGACTTCTGATCTTCGTCGGTATATATACGCAGCGTCTTTTGCAAAGGTTAATGGCTACTCCCCAAAAGGTCATTTGGAATTTAATTTACCAGGTCTGGCCCCGGCGCATAAAAATTGGGAGTCTGGAAAGTTTAGTGACCGTTTCAGGGTTCAGTGTGCCCAATTTCCCTCCACGACAATAACCAGTCATATCTCTAAAGATGGCCATTATTTTATCCACTACGATCCCGCTCAATGCCGAAGCTTGAGTGTTCGGGAAGCTGCCCGTCTACAAACATTCCCAGATAACTATTTTTTTCAGGGGAATCGGTCCCAGCAGTATCACCAAGTAGGTAACGCGGTTCCTCCTCTGCTTGCTTATAAAATAGCTTCTGTGGTCTCTGAGGTTTTAAATGGGGTCGGGGTGTAAGAGCTGATCTTAACTTTCTACCTGTTTTTTGATGATGTTGAACTTTGAGCGATTTTAATGGATTACTTAAAGGCTATAAAGATAGGTAAGGATGCGAACACTCCTTATAATGAAATTGCGCGAAAAATTTTTTTGACATTTCCCACTCATGCATTTATAGGAAATGAGGAGCATCAATATTCCGTCTATAATGAGATATCTAAATTTTTTGATGTTCCAATTAGCTCTGTTCACGTTGCAGGATCGGCAAAAATAGGTAAAAGCATTCATAAGGGGCGTGATTTCGAACCCGGTATTTCGGATTTAGACATCGCTATTATTGATGTTCGCTTGTTTTTAAAGTATATGGAATATGTTTGTAAGGTTTCAAAGAATTACACAGATTTAACTAGGTTTCCTATGGTGGGGATTACTTCTACTTGTGAGTCTTACTTGAAGTACTTATCAAAAGGGATTTTTCGACCTGATTTGATGGTTAATGGAGAAAAGCGGGCGGAAATTAATAATTTTTTTGGCGTTTTGTCTTCGAAGTATAGTGGTCTTTTCAGTTCTATAAATGCTGCTGTATATATGTCTGAAGCGTTTTTTGAGAATAAGCAAAGATCTGTTATAACGAATGTTGTTAAAAGTGGGGTTTACTGATGGTTGAGTATAGAGTGCGATCAGTTTCGCTTTTGAATTTGGTGAATGATATTAAGGCGGGGCGTTTGATCCCTGATGCTTATTTTCAAAGAAACCTGGTCTGGCGAGATGTTCATAAAAAGGATTTTATAAAAACTATTCTTCTGGGATTTCCATTTCCGCAAATTTT from Pseudomonas baetica includes the following:
- a CDS encoding DNA cytosine methyltransferase, whose product is MSSKIFEGNMKSPNPIQIVDLFAGPGGLGEGFSSFYEGRRFNIIVSAEADPVARETLRLRAFYRLLRNKKSPALKDYYDFCNGYSPQPWTSASEGEWEKAGEEAKCITLGTKAGDDELDNILDFKLDESRPWVLIGGPPCQAYSLAGRSRNKSKANYTPEGDHRHFLYKEYLRIIQERQPTVFVMENVKGILSSKIDGESIFQKILQDLSDPDKALGVSRSGKKYRICSFVSDSAAGAGVGYEIDPREYIIRAEKYGIPQARHRVILLGIAVDSNEDVPAYTKLENFFEPLSVRDVIKDLPKIRSRLTKQSDSDNVWRSVVLRELDQLIASVDAKRNESLSLELGVVRSTLINGELNVGALRFPDYNPDASSPLGGWFHDDALERWLNHDARGHMTSDLRRYIYAASFAKVNGYSPKGHLEFNLPGLAPAHKNWESGKFSDRFRVQCAQFPSTTITSHISKDGHYFIHYDPAQCRSLSVREAARLQTFPDNYFFQGNRSQQYHQVGNAVPPLLAYKIASVVSEVLNGVGV